From a single Shewanella donghaensis genomic region:
- a CDS encoding inorganic phosphate transporter codes for MDIAIWIFLSSGLFLGWSLGANDAANVFGTAVGSRMVKFSTAAMICSVMVILGAVISGAGASHTLGALGKVSAIGGAFTVALSAGTTVYFMTKSGLPVSTGQAIVGAIIGWNLFTGLSTDPEVLTKILSTWVMCPILAAFTAVILYKAVTKAIGWWRPGLFQLDQWTRIGLILAGAFGAYSLGANNIANVMGVFVLSAPLEAFDFAGIEFTGAMQLFFLGAVAISVGVFTYSKKVMMTVGGNLISMTPVTAWVVVMAHSIVLFIFSSQSLSNGFVSLGLPAIPLVPVSSSQAVIGAVIGIALLKRLPVQWPVLGKILVGWVITPILSAVACFVGLFIVQNLFNQVVV; via the coding sequence ATGGATATTGCGATTTGGATATTCTTATCCAGTGGATTGTTTTTAGGTTGGTCATTAGGGGCTAATGACGCAGCCAATGTATTTGGCACCGCTGTTGGTTCGCGCATGGTTAAGTTCTCTACCGCGGCGATGATTTGTTCGGTGATGGTTATTCTTGGCGCGGTGATTAGCGGTGCTGGTGCATCGCATACGTTAGGCGCTTTAGGCAAGGTTTCTGCTATTGGTGGCGCTTTTACGGTGGCGTTATCAGCTGGGACTACGGTCTACTTTATGACAAAGTCAGGCTTACCTGTGTCAACTGGGCAAGCTATTGTCGGTGCTATTATTGGCTGGAATTTGTTTACCGGTTTATCGACAGATCCTGAAGTGTTGACCAAAATATTAAGTACTTGGGTCATGTGCCCAATACTCGCAGCCTTTACTGCAGTTATTTTGTATAAAGCAGTGACCAAAGCGATAGGTTGGTGGCGACCTGGATTATTTCAGCTGGATCAATGGACGCGTATTGGTTTGATTTTAGCGGGGGCTTTTGGTGCCTACAGTTTAGGGGCAAATAACATTGCTAATGTGATGGGCGTATTTGTATTAAGTGCCCCACTTGAAGCATTTGATTTTGCAGGTATTGAATTTACTGGCGCAATGCAGTTGTTTTTTCTTGGGGCTGTGGCGATCAGTGTCGGGGTATTTACCTACTCTAAAAAAGTGATGATGACCGTCGGTGGTAATTTGATTTCGATGACGCCTGTCACCGCATGGGTGGTCGTTATGGCACACTCTATCGTGTTATTTATCTTCTCATCTCAATCGTTATCTAATGGCTTTGTGAGCTTAGGTTTACCCGCGATTCCATTAGTACCTGTGTCGAGTTCTCAAGCGGTTATTGGTGCAGTAATTGGGATTGCATTATTAAAGCGTTTGCCGGTGCAGTGGCCGGTATTAGGTAAGATTTTAGTGGGTTGGGTGATTACGCCTATTTTATCTGCCGTAGCTTGTTTTGTTGGGTTATTCATTGTGCAAAACTTGTTTAATCAGGTGGTGGTTTAA
- a CDS encoding LysR family transcriptional regulator, producing MPKQLSRLDYFTLKVLIGLFEYKNGSIVAEKLNSTQPKISRALSTMREVINDELFIRQQYGLHPNAMAERLYPLAQAIVTAYDHMASAAKTKSEHQKVLQISVPEHSA from the coding sequence ATGCCAAAACAACTTTCAAGATTAGACTACTTTACGCTAAAAGTACTGATTGGCTTATTTGAATATAAGAATGGCAGCATTGTAGCCGAGAAGCTCAATAGTACTCAGCCTAAAATAAGCCGAGCATTAAGCACGATGCGCGAAGTCATCAATGATGAGTTGTTTATTAGGCAACAATACGGCTTGCACCCTAATGCGATGGCAGAACGCCTGTATCCATTAGCTCAAGCGATTGTCACTGCTTATGATCACATGGCCAGTGCAGCAAAAACGAAATCAGAACACCAAAAAGTATTGCAAATCTCTGTCCCTGAACATAGCGCATAA
- a CDS encoding C40 family peptidase: protein MGKLLVLIVLLFISACSSQPDPVRHQSTIHSATHLEYVSSAKTDTQLWNEVKLLQFHRQWQGTPYRYGGLTKSGLDCSGLVYIAYQDLVGPSLPRTVKGQTTLGKKINRSELQSGDLVFFKTTGSGRHVGVYLSGNRFLHVSTKKGVIISSMDNVYWKPRYWFASRI from the coding sequence TTGGGTAAGTTATTAGTCTTAATCGTTCTTCTTTTTATTAGTGCTTGCTCATCACAACCCGATCCTGTGAGACATCAATCAACAATTCATTCAGCAACTCATTTAGAATATGTGAGTTCAGCTAAGACCGATACGCAGTTATGGAATGAAGTTAAGTTGCTGCAATTTCATCGCCAGTGGCAAGGGACACCCTATCGCTATGGTGGCTTAACTAAGTCCGGATTAGATTGCTCAGGCTTAGTTTATATTGCCTATCAAGATCTTGTGGGACCCAGTTTGCCACGCACCGTCAAAGGGCAAACTACGCTGGGTAAAAAAATAAATCGTAGCGAGCTTCAAAGTGGTGATTTAGTATTTTTTAAAACCACGGGTTCGGGACGACATGTCGGCGTGTATTTGTCAGGCAATCGTTTTTTACATGTGTCCACCAAGAAGGGCGTTATTATTTCCAGTATGGATAACGTTTATTGGAAGCCGCGCTACTGGTTCGCGAGTCGCATTTAA
- the mog gene encoding molybdopterin adenylyltransferase, translating into MTKAKIGIVTVSDRASAGVYEDLSGKAIIDVLNEYLTSDWEPVYKVIPDETDVIEATLIDMADVQNCSLIVTTGGTGPAKRDVTPEATEAVCDRMMPGFGELMRAESLKFVPTAILSRQTAGLRGDSLIVNLPGKPKSIRECLDAVFPAIPYCIDLMDGPFLVCDESVIKPFRPKAK; encoded by the coding sequence ATGACTAAAGCTAAAATTGGTATTGTTACCGTAAGTGACCGTGCCAGCGCAGGTGTGTACGAAGATTTATCAGGTAAGGCCATTATCGATGTACTAAATGAGTACTTAACGTCTGACTGGGAACCTGTTTATAAAGTTATCCCAGATGAAACTGACGTTATTGAAGCAACCTTGATTGATATGGCTGATGTGCAAAACTGTAGCTTAATCGTCACTACTGGCGGAACAGGCCCTGCAAAGCGTGATGTTACCCCTGAAGCAACTGAAGCAGTGTGTGATCGAATGATGCCTGGCTTTGGTGAGCTTATGCGTGCAGAGTCGCTTAAATTTGTACCAACAGCGATTTTATCGCGCCAAACTGCGGGTTTACGTGGTGATTCGTTAATCGTTAACCTACCAGGAAAGCCTAAGTCTATCCGTGAATGTTTAGATGCGGTATTCCCAGCGATCCCTTACTGTATTGATTTGATGGATGGTCCTTTCTTGGTATGTGATGAGTCAGTCATCAAGCCATTTAGACCTAAAGCTAAATAA
- a CDS encoding GlxA family transcriptional regulator, with amino-acid sequence MKTVYILTAGTVVASGLVSFLDVFSFCNSYWRRINADVTEDLFHCHVISSDGENVKTNQGFEIPAKGLEHSDDILAADAVILASAFVTNREEFQAFLTDFEPLFAPLVAFSATEKPVAAYCSGTLLLAASGLLNQKRATTVWWLSEMFERNFKDVNLCMDSLVVSDGHLHTAGATTSNLSLALHLISILAGEQMAQQMSKILLIDPNRCSQQPFMTMAINPEQHKDELIHKVQQWMQVHISQHWLLDDIADKFAVGKRTLIRRFKKAVNETPASYMQRLRVDEAKRLLETTELGIEQIVERVGYEDVSSFRKLFIQLTSLTPRAYRQKFNTHTCC; translated from the coding sequence ATGAAAACGGTTTATATCTTAACGGCAGGGACTGTCGTAGCCAGTGGGCTCGTGAGCTTTTTAGATGTATTTAGTTTTTGTAATAGTTATTGGCGGCGTATTAATGCCGATGTCACAGAGGACTTATTTCATTGTCATGTTATTTCAAGTGATGGGGAAAATGTAAAAACCAATCAAGGTTTTGAAATCCCCGCCAAAGGGCTCGAGCATTCTGATGATATTTTGGCGGCAGACGCAGTTATTTTAGCGTCGGCATTTGTGACTAATCGCGAAGAATTTCAAGCATTCTTAACCGACTTTGAACCATTATTTGCGCCACTAGTGGCCTTTTCTGCAACAGAAAAACCGGTGGCAGCTTATTGTTCTGGCACATTATTGTTAGCGGCATCAGGGCTGCTTAATCAAAAGCGTGCGACGACGGTGTGGTGGTTGAGTGAAATGTTTGAACGCAACTTTAAAGACGTGAATTTATGTATGGATTCGCTGGTTGTGTCTGATGGTCATTTGCATACAGCAGGCGCGACCACCTCTAATTTAAGCTTAGCATTGCACTTAATATCGATTCTTGCTGGTGAGCAAATGGCGCAGCAGATGTCGAAGATATTACTGATTGATCCTAATCGTTGTTCTCAGCAACCGTTTATGACTATGGCAATTAATCCAGAACAACATAAAGATGAGCTAATTCATAAAGTGCAGCAGTGGATGCAAGTGCATATAAGTCAGCATTGGCTATTAGATGATATAGCCGATAAATTTGCTGTGGGTAAACGCACCCTGATTAGGCGTTTTAAAAAAGCCGTTAATGAAACGCCAGCAAGTTATATGCAACGACTGCGCGTTGATGAAGCTAAAAGGTTATTAGAGACCACAGAGCTCGGGATTGAGCAGATAGTCGAGCGGGTCGGTTATGAAGACGTTAGCTCTTTTCGAAAGCTGTTTATCCAGTTAACCAGTTTAACCCCGCGTGCTTATCGACAAAAATTCAATACTCATACTTGCTGTTAA
- a CDS encoding ABC transporter permease: MKTVIAMVQKELIDAMRDKRSVMAGLYYAIGTPILMCGMFMVLIGQLSSPEDLNINISNADNAPDLVRFLNNRGINHSDDKDTKEIELVISDEYAAQMAAAKPAEVTLIADNSNEKLQKSIRRVEMQLQAYSSEMGSLRLIARGINPAVVQPIKVVVEDQATPDSKGGFILGIAIFTMIYSVFISGMNLAIDTSAGERERNSLALLLSHPISTRQLVMGKIIAVTCFALLGLILILIVSKIAYAFVPWQQLGFSVTISPDFMALMLLIGTPLAIMAATLQLFVSFMAKSFKEAQSYLTMVLFVPLALSMAASYNIAPDILEWLPVSGQQQALMAFIKGREIPMLQLLASSSATIVLSIVLALGLERLLKSEKVVFGL; this comes from the coding sequence ATGAAAACTGTAATAGCCATGGTTCAAAAAGAACTTATTGACGCAATGCGCGACAAACGATCGGTGATGGCGGGATTATACTACGCCATCGGTACGCCTATTTTAATGTGCGGCATGTTCATGGTGCTGATTGGACAACTCTCTAGCCCAGAAGATTTAAACATTAACATCAGCAATGCTGACAATGCCCCGGACTTAGTACGCTTTTTAAATAATCGCGGTATTAACCACAGTGATGATAAAGACACCAAAGAAATTGAATTGGTGATCAGTGATGAATACGCTGCGCAAATGGCAGCAGCAAAACCTGCAGAAGTCACCCTGATTGCTGATAACTCCAATGAGAAACTGCAAAAATCAATTCGCCGCGTAGAAATGCAATTACAAGCATATAGCAGTGAAATGGGCAGCTTACGCTTAATTGCTCGGGGTATTAATCCTGCAGTCGTTCAGCCAATTAAAGTGGTTGTAGAAGACCAAGCGACACCTGACTCAAAAGGCGGCTTTATACTTGGTATTGCGATTTTTACGATGATTTATTCTGTATTTATCTCAGGTATGAACCTTGCCATTGATACCAGTGCAGGTGAACGTGAACGTAACTCACTGGCTTTATTACTCAGCCATCCGATTAGTACTCGCCAGTTGGTCATGGGGAAAATTATCGCAGTTACCTGCTTTGCCTTGCTCGGATTAATCTTGATTTTAATCGTCTCTAAAATCGCTTATGCCTTTGTGCCTTGGCAGCAACTGGGCTTTAGCGTCACCATTTCACCAGACTTTATGGCATTAATGTTACTCATTGGCACGCCATTAGCCATCATGGCAGCAACACTGCAATTGTTCGTGTCATTCATGGCTAAAAGCTTTAAAGAAGCTCAGTCCTATCTGACGATGGTGTTATTTGTTCCGCTAGCATTATCAATGGCCGCCAGTTACAACATCGCCCCAGATATACTTGAGTGGCTGCCAGTCTCAGGTCAACAACAAGCGTTAATGGCCTTTATCAAAGGACGTGAAATTCCAATGTTGCAGTTATTAGCGTCGTCATCTGCCACCATTGTGCTTTCCATCGTATTAGCATTGGGGTTAGAACGACTGTTAAAAAGTGAGAAAGTGGTCTTTGGTCTGTAA
- a CDS encoding ABC transporter ATP-binding protein: MITVSNLSKKIGDVQALDNLSFSAHDGHITGLLGPNGAGKTTCLRTVFGLLAADEGHAEIDGIDVAKEPTKAKAQLGLFPDPFGLYERLSPREYISYFAQLSGMSKVDAKQATANVIAQLKLEDIADRRCKGFSQGQRMKTALAQAIVHQPTNIILDEPTRGLDVMSTRLLRDILVELKKAGHCVLFSSHVMQEVAALCDQVIVMADGKVVATGSPEELCQQTGEDSLEEAFIKLIGTDEGIAA, from the coding sequence ATGATTACCGTATCTAATCTCTCGAAAAAAATTGGTGACGTTCAAGCACTGGATAATCTTAGTTTCAGTGCACACGACGGCCATATTACTGGACTGCTTGGCCCCAATGGTGCCGGTAAAACAACTTGTTTACGCACTGTATTTGGCTTACTTGCCGCTGACGAAGGTCATGCTGAAATTGACGGTATTGATGTCGCCAAAGAACCCACTAAAGCCAAAGCGCAGTTAGGTTTATTCCCTGATCCATTTGGCCTGTATGAGCGTTTATCACCAAGAGAATATATTAGTTATTTTGCTCAGCTAAGTGGCATGTCAAAAGTTGATGCCAAGCAAGCGACTGCCAATGTGATTGCACAACTTAAGTTAGAAGATATTGCCGATAGACGCTGCAAAGGTTTCTCACAAGGTCAACGAATGAAAACGGCATTAGCCCAGGCCATAGTCCACCAGCCAACCAATATTATTCTAGATGAGCCAACACGCGGCTTAGATGTTATGAGTACTCGCCTATTACGTGACATTCTGGTCGAACTCAAAAAAGCTGGGCACTGTGTGTTGTTCTCAAGTCATGTGATGCAAGAAGTTGCTGCGCTATGTGACCAGGTGATTGTTATGGCTGACGGTAAGGTTGTGGCCACTGGCAGCCCTGAAGAGTTATGCCAACAAACTGGTGAAGATTCACTAGAAGAAGCCTTTATTAAACTCATCGGAACTGACGAAGGGATCGCAGCCTAA
- a CDS encoding alpha/beta hydrolase gives MNIRESLSQGEFDMVSQPIKAARKKRSSLLLSALNLSISLSIGISAYGFLSNPALADDSQSKITAPNNAILSSCYLDGLSEQMQCGSLELPENPAMPNGKTISIHYAVLPAIKPSFQKQAMFAIAGGPGQSAIENAAGFNRVLAKVRQDRDILLVDQRGTGQSNILACEDNTMSALSFNDDNIDITKDTQVCLDAIDADVSQYGSLTALTDFEAVRQHLGYEKLHIYGVSYGTRMAQLYMREYPQAIATVTLDGVVPMQQSVIAIGSAIDRGYDLLFKDCQQNSQCQQQFPELKQEFEQMDSALAKTPIITQTRDPQTDEIASFTLTRGKYNGAIRMALYMPNIRALIPHAIHQAAQGNYQPILGIYALTTDSTGIALGMHASVVCGEDIHRITDEMRQQAQDSYMSRTMLEGLEETCKVWSIPTVDDSFSDAIESDIPTLLLSGELDPATPPSWGDMATEKLTNAKHFTSQYSTHGVAYQSCGNDLIADLVRSGSVDNIDGECLEKDTRRSFYLNANTVETIPAGEE, from the coding sequence ATGAACATCAGAGAGTCACTGTCACAAGGAGAGTTTGACATGGTCAGCCAGCCCATAAAGGCAGCGAGAAAAAAACGTTCTTCATTATTACTGTCGGCATTAAACCTCAGTATTAGTCTCAGTATCGGTATAAGTGCTTATGGATTTTTAAGTAACCCAGCATTAGCCGACGACAGTCAAAGTAAGATTACAGCACCTAATAACGCTATTTTATCAAGTTGCTATCTCGATGGTTTATCAGAGCAAATGCAATGTGGTTCACTTGAGCTACCTGAAAACCCAGCCATGCCGAATGGTAAAACCATCTCGATACATTACGCGGTATTACCAGCAATAAAACCTAGCTTTCAAAAACAAGCCATGTTCGCCATTGCTGGCGGCCCAGGTCAATCAGCCATTGAAAATGCCGCAGGCTTTAACCGTGTGTTAGCGAAAGTGCGCCAAGATAGAGATATCTTACTGGTTGATCAACGCGGAACTGGCCAGTCAAATATTCTAGCTTGTGAAGATAACACCATGTCGGCGCTGTCTTTTAATGATGACAATATCGATATCACCAAAGACACCCAAGTTTGTCTCGATGCCATTGATGCTGATGTCAGCCAATATGGTAGCTTAACCGCGCTAACTGATTTTGAAGCTGTTCGTCAGCACCTAGGTTATGAAAAACTGCACATTTATGGCGTATCTTACGGTACCCGTATGGCGCAGCTTTATATGCGTGAATACCCGCAAGCGATAGCCACTGTCACACTCGACGGTGTGGTGCCAATGCAGCAAAGTGTTATCGCAATTGGCAGTGCCATTGACCGTGGTTACGATTTATTATTTAAAGACTGCCAGCAAAATAGTCAATGTCAGCAGCAGTTCCCTGAGTTAAAGCAAGAATTCGAACAGATGGACTCAGCCTTAGCAAAAACGCCTATCATTACCCAAACCCGTGATCCGCAAACCGATGAGATTGCCAGCTTTACGCTCACACGCGGTAAGTATAATGGCGCGATAAGAATGGCGTTATATATGCCAAATATTCGTGCGCTAATCCCCCATGCTATTCATCAAGCGGCACAAGGTAACTATCAACCTATTCTCGGTATTTATGCCTTAACCACTGACAGCACAGGCATAGCATTAGGCATGCACGCTTCAGTCGTTTGTGGTGAAGATATCCATCGTATTACTGATGAGATGCGCCAACAAGCGCAAGACTCTTATATGAGTCGGACCATGCTAGAGGGATTAGAAGAGACCTGTAAAGTGTGGTCAATCCCGACGGTAGATGACAGTTTCAGCGATGCCATTGAGAGTGATATACCGACGCTTTTACTATCAGGAGAGTTAGACCCAGCAACACCACCAAGTTGGGGCGATATGGCAACAGAAAAGCTCACTAATGCGAAACATTTTACCTCTCAGTATTCGACTCACGGCGTGGCTTATCAAAGCTGTGGTAATGATCTCATTGCTGATTTAGTAAGATCGGGTTCTGTTGACAATATCGATGGTGAATGTCTTGAAAAAGATACTCGCCGCAGTTTTTACCTCAATGCCAATACTGTTGAAACCATTCCAGCAGGGGAAGAATAA
- a CDS encoding GntR family transcriptional regulator, with amino-acid sequence MLELIKVNPSSGEPIYRQLHEQIVRLIVGGQLQVEQVLPSVRQMAEHLAVNPMTVSRAIQQLVEQGWLERRRGQPTRVAQKQDSPTTSSLQLLAPQTSDLISQAKQLGISLEEVQQLLAKEWDK; translated from the coding sequence ATGCTAGAGCTAATAAAAGTCAACCCCAGTAGTGGCGAACCTATTTATCGACAATTGCATGAACAAATTGTGCGTTTGATTGTGGGTGGGCAGCTACAAGTAGAGCAAGTGCTACCTTCTGTTAGGCAGATGGCAGAGCACCTTGCTGTCAACCCAATGACAGTATCACGTGCCATTCAGCAATTAGTTGAGCAAGGTTGGCTAGAGCGTCGCCGCGGTCAGCCAACGAGGGTTGCGCAAAAGCAGGATTCACCAACGACTTCTAGCTTGCAGCTATTAGCACCTCAAACCAGCGATTTGATCAGCCAAGCAAAACAGCTGGGAATTAGCTTGGAAGAAGTCCAACAATTACTTGCAAAAGAGTGGGATAAGTAA
- a CDS encoding ABC transporter ATP-binding protein produces MDTSSEVILEFNQVSKSFDDKTVLKQLSFSLSAGMVVGLLGQNGAGKSTLMRSALGILDVDAGSVTALGEPALNLSTKAKEKIGYVPQQPFGYEGFSVKSALELHSSFYPDWDKQLETDWLTRFGLEAKQQVQRLSVGQRQSLALIMAMAYRPQLLILDEPVASLDPIVRRQFMSDLFELALESGSAVLFSSHITSDIERVASHVALLKQGELILFKEIDALREEVVLVQLADNQDLPEGLTVLNRNQQQVLVDNANQIDIAGVVNTTSLNLEQLFMELHR; encoded by the coding sequence ATGGATACTAGCTCAGAAGTGATTCTTGAATTTAATCAAGTCAGTAAATCATTTGATGATAAAACGGTATTAAAGCAGCTTAGCTTTAGTTTATCAGCAGGCATGGTTGTGGGATTATTGGGCCAAAATGGCGCCGGTAAATCTACGCTAATGCGCAGTGCTTTAGGCATTTTAGATGTTGATGCTGGTAGCGTGACAGCATTAGGTGAGCCCGCGCTTAATCTCAGCACTAAAGCCAAAGAAAAAATTGGTTATGTACCGCAGCAGCCATTTGGTTATGAAGGTTTTTCAGTTAAAAGTGCCCTTGAATTGCACAGCAGTTTTTATCCTGATTGGGATAAACAGCTGGAAACAGACTGGTTAACGCGCTTTGGGCTAGAAGCTAAACAACAAGTACAACGTTTATCCGTCGGTCAACGTCAATCATTGGCGTTAATCATGGCCATGGCTTACCGCCCGCAATTACTTATTCTTGATGAACCCGTTGCCAGTTTAGATCCCATTGTGCGCCGCCAATTCATGTCGGACTTATTCGAGCTGGCACTAGAGTCTGGCTCTGCAGTGCTATTTTCATCGCATATTACCTCTGATATTGAGCGGGTTGCCAGCCATGTGGCCTTACTTAAACAAGGTGAATTAATCTTATTTAAAGAAATTGATGCCCTGCGGGAAGAGGTTGTTTTAGTACAACTGGCAGATAACCAAGATTTACCCGAGGGGTTAACGGTACTAAATCGCAACCAGCAACAAGTGTTAGTGGATAATGCTAATCAGATTGATATTGCTGGTGTGGTTAATACGACTTCGCTGAACCTTGAGCAACTATTCATGGAATTGCATCGATGA
- a CDS encoding AMP-dependent synthetase/ligase, whose amino-acid sequence MSLEKFHIVRLLQQQSQALTDNVALEGFETAAPWNKVSWSQFDTITNKVAQHLIDLGLQVQDKVVIVAQNSPQWSCADIGALKARTVVVPVYPTSPMEQAVFIVNDARAKVIFAGDDSQYATACKIQAQCPSVEHIIVFDSKVSLASDEHFHFDDLLIAETTPASEAELTLRLSQTSLDDLLTLIYTSGTTGDPKGVMLDYRNIASMVEQHDAEIAFKPGDVSLAFLPLSHVFERGWSFYVLCRGGHNVYLNDTNRVKEAIAAVRPHTLCVVPRFLEKVYSAVHDKVNSAPAIRQKLFNWAIGVGSRQFEVGQGRKRASFALSVQWKLANKLVFSKLQNVLGGRLKFMPVGGAALDVNVGGFFHSIGVPILCGYGMTETSATVTCNTLSNRVSGSNGKTLPAMEVKIGNNNEILVRGDTVMRGYYNRPQDTEEAFEDGWLKTGDAGMLDAEGNLYITDRIKELMKTSNGKYIAPQRVEGKVSCCPFIEQVAIVADARNYVSALIVPAFESLDAWAKEKGITYESPLELLRHTHVIEHFEQRLKELQHELAGFEKIKKFTLLPEAFSMESGLITPTMKLRRKKIYSKYISEIDAMYAK is encoded by the coding sequence ATGTCTCTTGAAAAATTTCATATCGTAAGATTGCTACAGCAGCAAAGCCAGGCATTAACAGATAATGTCGCACTCGAAGGATTTGAGACCGCCGCTCCATGGAATAAAGTTTCTTGGAGTCAATTTGATACTATTACCAATAAAGTTGCCCAACATTTGATTGATCTTGGACTACAAGTACAAGATAAAGTGGTTATTGTTGCGCAGAATAGCCCTCAATGGAGCTGTGCAGACATTGGTGCATTAAAAGCCCGTACCGTTGTTGTGCCTGTGTATCCTACAAGCCCAATGGAACAAGCGGTGTTTATTGTTAATGATGCCCGCGCCAAAGTTATTTTTGCTGGTGATGACAGTCAGTATGCAACAGCCTGTAAAATTCAAGCCCAGTGTCCTAGTGTTGAACACATTATCGTGTTTGATAGCAAAGTATCATTAGCATCAGACGAGCATTTCCATTTTGATGACTTACTTATTGCAGAGACAACGCCTGCAAGTGAAGCTGAGTTAACATTACGTTTATCGCAAACCAGCCTAGATGACTTACTGACCCTTATTTATACCTCAGGTACCACTGGCGACCCTAAAGGCGTGATGTTGGATTACCGCAATATCGCTTCTATGGTAGAACAGCATGATGCTGAAATTGCCTTTAAACCAGGTGATGTATCGTTAGCATTTTTACCCTTGAGCCATGTATTTGAGCGTGGTTGGAGTTTCTACGTACTTTGTCGTGGTGGCCATAATGTATATTTAAACGATACTAATCGCGTTAAAGAAGCCATTGCTGCAGTTAGACCGCACACATTATGTGTTGTGCCACGCTTTTTAGAAAAAGTGTATAGCGCCGTGCATGACAAAGTGAACAGTGCCCCAGCAATACGCCAAAAACTGTTTAACTGGGCTATTGGTGTCGGTTCGCGCCAGTTTGAAGTGGGACAAGGCCGCAAGCGTGCCAGTTTTGCTTTATCAGTACAGTGGAAGTTAGCAAATAAATTAGTCTTTAGTAAATTGCAGAATGTATTGGGCGGGCGTTTGAAATTTATGCCTGTCGGCGGTGCAGCGTTAGACGTGAATGTTGGTGGTTTTTTTCATAGTATCGGGGTGCCAATCCTATGTGGATATGGCATGACTGAAACCAGCGCAACAGTAACTTGTAATACCCTAAGTAATCGCGTTTCTGGTTCAAACGGTAAAACGTTACCAGCAATGGAAGTCAAAATCGGTAACAACAACGAGATTTTGGTCCGTGGTGATACGGTTATGCGCGGTTATTACAATCGCCCACAAGATACCGAAGAAGCGTTTGAAGATGGTTGGTTAAAAACCGGTGATGCAGGCATGTTAGATGCCGAAGGTAACTTATACATTACCGATCGTATTAAAGAGTTGATGAAAACGTCAAATGGCAAATACATCGCACCGCAGCGTGTAGAAGGTAAAGTCAGCTGTTGTCCATTCATCGAGCAGGTGGCCATTGTCGCTGATGCGCGTAACTATGTTTCAGCCTTAATTGTACCGGCATTTGAATCATTAGATGCATGGGCAAAAGAGAAAGGCATCACTTATGAGTCGCCACTTGAATTACTGCGTCACACCCATGTGATTGAGCATTTTGAACAGCGCTTAAAAGAGTTACAACATGAGTTAGCAGGATTTGAAAAAATCAAAAAGTTCACCCTGCTGCCTGAAGCATTTTCAATGGAATCAGGGTTAATCACCCCAACCATGAAACTGCGCCGTAAGAAGATTTACTCTAAGTACATCAGCGAAATTGATGCTATGTACGCAAAATAG